A window of Streptomyces sp. DG1A-41 contains these coding sequences:
- a CDS encoding trypsin-like serine protease, translating to MPGGGRHRRRIRLALPVAAAGVAAAVAAALLTTSAGAATALPRPTIKPATSSPSLAELEKRVAGAMAGDDVAGKTTKSSLSTSRNTSGSAIDPKIIGGSETTITSAPWMAQLHYYDDRGTSTTSDDIGFFCGGAVVAPTKILTAAHCVKGYDWRANGAIVTGTSQLPSADGTDLHGGTVTGVWRQWNHPSYNATTIDNDIAVLTLPVPVKATPIRMTTSGDTTSYKAGTSAKVYGWGRTSSTSDDISETLKTATLPVQSDTTCAGAYGSDFVRGHMVCAGNPATGSDAGTTTVCNGDSGGPLVVNNRIVGVVSWGVRDCVAKGAYSVFSKVSTYVGAAYPRLDDTNVNGDHRADLWVRNASTKTGYSKNSNGTSFAARESWGNWNGVNVVLQTDLDRDGYQDLVYRVSSTGDVYWTHYVISSGTWSTQQIADNWATRTRIITPGDVTGDYLPDLLSVDSAGVMWIYPGKGNGTFAPRVKVGSGWNQYNSVRGHGDFTGDGKTDLIARSKSGGYVYLYKGTGTVGSGAFSSRVKVRTWSGTTYNAFDATGDITGDGKADFLARTPGGTLYLYPGTGKATSEIFATRKSVGTDFKQYDIFG from the coding sequence ATGCCTGGGGGCGGTCGGCACAGACGCCGGATACGTCTCGCACTGCCCGTCGCCGCGGCCGGTGTGGCCGCCGCCGTGGCCGCCGCGCTGCTGACGACGTCCGCAGGCGCGGCCACCGCACTGCCGCGGCCGACGATCAAGCCCGCCACCAGCTCGCCGTCGCTCGCCGAGCTGGAGAAGCGCGTCGCGGGCGCCATGGCCGGTGACGACGTCGCCGGGAAGACGACCAAGTCGTCGCTCAGCACGAGCAGGAACACCAGCGGCTCCGCCATCGACCCGAAGATCATCGGTGGCAGCGAGACCACCATCACCTCGGCCCCGTGGATGGCGCAGCTCCACTACTACGACGACCGGGGCACCTCGACCACCAGCGACGACATCGGCTTCTTCTGCGGTGGCGCCGTCGTCGCGCCGACGAAGATCCTCACCGCCGCGCACTGCGTCAAGGGCTACGACTGGCGCGCCAACGGCGCCATCGTCACCGGCACCTCCCAGCTGCCCTCGGCCGACGGCACCGACCTGCACGGCGGCACCGTCACCGGCGTCTGGCGGCAGTGGAACCACCCGTCGTACAACGCGACGACCATCGACAACGACATCGCGGTGCTCACCCTGCCCGTCCCGGTCAAGGCGACGCCGATCCGCATGACGACGTCCGGCGACACCACGTCGTACAAGGCCGGCACCAGCGCCAAGGTCTACGGCTGGGGCCGCACCAGCTCCACCAGCGACGACATCTCCGAGACGCTGAAGACGGCCACGCTGCCCGTCCAGTCCGACACCACCTGCGCCGGGGCGTACGGCAGCGACTTCGTCAGGGGCCACATGGTCTGCGCGGGCAACCCCGCCACCGGCAGCGACGCCGGCACCACCACCGTCTGCAACGGCGACTCCGGCGGCCCCCTGGTCGTCAACAACCGGATCGTCGGTGTCGTCTCCTGGGGCGTGAGGGACTGCGTCGCCAAGGGCGCCTACAGCGTCTTCAGCAAGGTCAGCACGTACGTGGGCGCCGCCTACCCGCGGCTCGACGACACCAACGTCAACGGCGACCACAGGGCCGACCTGTGGGTGCGCAACGCCTCCACCAAGACCGGCTACTCCAAGAACTCCAACGGCACGTCCTTCGCCGCCCGCGAGTCCTGGGGCAACTGGAACGGCGTCAACGTCGTCCTGCAGACCGACCTCGACCGCGACGGCTACCAGGACCTGGTCTACCGGGTCAGCTCCACCGGCGACGTCTACTGGACGCACTACGTGATCTCCAGCGGCACCTGGTCCACCCAGCAGATCGCCGACAACTGGGCGACCCGCACCCGCATCATCACCCCGGGTGACGTCACCGGCGACTACCTGCCCGACCTGCTCTCGGTCGACTCCGCGGGCGTGATGTGGATCTACCCGGGCAAGGGCAACGGCACCTTCGCGCCCCGAGTGAAGGTCGGCTCCGGCTGGAACCAGTACAACTCCGTGCGCGGCCACGGCGACTTCACCGGGGACGGCAAGACCGACCTGATCGCCCGCAGCAAGTCGGGCGGCTACGTGTACCTGTACAAGGGCACGGGCACGGTCGGCTCCGGCGCGTTCTCCAGCCGTGTCAAGGTGCGCACCTGGAGCGGCACGACGTACAACGCCTTCGACGCGACCGGCGACATCACCGGCGACGGCAAGGCCGACTTCCTGGCCCGCACCCCCGGCGGCACGCTCTACCTGTACCCGGGCACCGGCAAGGCGACCAGCGAGATCTTCGCCACAAGGAAGTCCGTCGGCACCGATTTCAAGCAGTACGACATCTTCGGCTGA
- the thrC gene encoding threonine synthase, translating to MTHQWRGIIEEYRDRLPVSDTTPVVTLREGGTPLVPAQVLSERTGCEVHLKVEGANPTGSFKDRGMTMAITRAKEEGAKAVICASTGNTSASAAAYAVRAGMVCAVLVPQGKIALGKMGQALVHGAKILQVDGNFDDCLTLARGLSDNYPVALVNSVNPVRIEGQKTAAFEIVDMLGDAPDIHVLPVGNAGNITAYWKGYKEYAADGVASRTPRMWGFQASGSAPIVRGEIVKDPSTIATAIRIGNPASWQYALAAREESGGFIDEVTDREILRAYRLLASQEGVFVEPASAASVAGLLKAAEQGKVDPGQRIVCTVTGNGLKDPDWAVAGAPQPVTVPVDSAAAAERLGLA from the coding sequence ATGACCCACCAGTGGCGCGGAATCATCGAGGAGTACCGGGACCGCCTGCCGGTATCCGACACCACGCCGGTCGTGACGCTCCGCGAGGGCGGCACGCCGCTCGTGCCCGCGCAGGTGCTCTCCGAGCGCACGGGCTGCGAGGTCCACCTCAAGGTGGAGGGCGCGAATCCGACCGGGTCCTTCAAGGACCGCGGTATGACCATGGCCATCACCAGGGCCAAGGAGGAGGGCGCGAAGGCCGTCATCTGCGCCTCCACCGGCAACACGTCGGCCTCGGCCGCCGCGTACGCCGTGCGGGCCGGGATGGTCTGTGCCGTGCTCGTGCCGCAGGGCAAGATCGCGCTCGGGAAGATGGGCCAGGCCCTCGTGCACGGCGCGAAGATCCTCCAGGTCGACGGCAACTTCGACGACTGCCTCACGCTCGCGCGCGGCCTGAGCGACAACTACCCCGTCGCTCTGGTCAATTCGGTCAATCCGGTGCGTATCGAGGGCCAGAAGACGGCCGCGTTCGAGATCGTGGACATGCTCGGCGACGCGCCCGACATCCACGTTCTGCCGGTGGGCAACGCGGGCAACATCACGGCCTATTGGAAGGGCTACAAGGAGTACGCCGCCGACGGCGTCGCCTCCCGGACGCCCCGGATGTGGGGTTTCCAGGCCTCCGGCAGCGCCCCGATCGTGCGCGGTGAGATCGTCAAGGACCCGTCGACCATCGCCACCGCCATCCGCATCGGCAACCCGGCCTCGTGGCAGTACGCGCTCGCCGCGCGGGAGGAGTCGGGCGGCTTCATCGACGAGGTGACGGACCGTGAGATCCTGCGTGCCTACCGGCTGTTGGCCTCGCAGGAGGGCGTCTTCGTCGAGCCCGCGTCCGCCGCGTCCGTCGCCGGTCTGCTGAAGGCCGCCGAGCAGGGCAAGGTCGACCCGGGGCAGCGGATCGTGTGCACCGTCACGGGCAACGGGCTGAAGGACCCCGACTGGGCCGTCGCCGGAGCCCCGCAGCCGGTCACCGTGCCCGTCGACTCGGCGGCCGCGGCGGAGCGCCTCGGACTGGCCTGA
- the lysA gene encoding diaminopimelate decarboxylase produces the protein MSRSAHPAGPRHADVLPEGHYSAPPADLNVLDPKIWAQTVTRDEHGVATVGGISVTRLAEEFGTPAYILDEADFRARARAWRTAFGTGADVYYAGKAFLSRAVVRWLHEEGLNVDVCSGGELATALSAGMPADRIAFHGNNKSVDEITRAVEAGVGHIVLDSFQEIARVAHIAQSVGKRQKVLIRITVGVEAHTHEFIATAHEDQKFGIPLAGGHAAEAVRRALQLDGLELVGIHSHIGSQIFDMSGFEVAAHRVVSLLKDVRDEHGVELPEIDLGGGLGIAYTSDDDPREPHEIAKALSEIVSRECEAARLRTPRISVEPGRAIVGPTAFTLYEVGTIKPLDGLRTYVSVDGGMSDNIRTALYDAEYSVALVSRTSDAEPMLARVVGKHCESGDIVVKDAFLPADLAPGDLIAVPATGAYCRSMASNYNHVLRPPVVSVRGGEARVIVRRETEEDLLRLDVG, from the coding sequence ATGAGCCGTTCCGCACACCCCGCCGGGCCCCGTCACGCCGACGTCCTCCCCGAGGGCCACTACTCCGCCCCGCCCGCCGACCTCAATGTCCTGGACCCCAAGATCTGGGCGCAGACCGTGACGCGTGACGAGCACGGTGTCGCCACCGTCGGCGGGATCTCCGTCACGCGGCTCGCCGAGGAGTTCGGCACCCCGGCCTACATCCTCGACGAGGCCGACTTCCGGGCACGCGCGCGTGCGTGGCGCACCGCGTTCGGGACCGGCGCCGACGTCTACTACGCCGGCAAGGCGTTCCTCTCCCGTGCCGTCGTGCGCTGGCTGCACGAGGAAGGGCTGAACGTCGACGTCTGCTCCGGCGGCGAGCTGGCCACCGCCCTCTCCGCCGGCATGCCCGCCGACCGCATCGCCTTCCACGGCAACAACAAGTCCGTCGACGAGATCACCAGGGCCGTCGAGGCCGGTGTGGGGCACATCGTGCTCGACTCCTTCCAGGAGATCGCCCGCGTAGCCCACATCGCGCAGAGCGTCGGCAAGCGGCAGAAGGTCCTGATCCGGATCACCGTCGGCGTCGAGGCCCACACCCACGAGTTCATCGCCACCGCCCACGAGGACCAGAAGTTCGGCATCCCGCTGGCCGGCGGACACGCCGCCGAGGCCGTACGCCGTGCCCTCCAGCTCGACGGGCTCGAACTCGTCGGCATCCACAGCCACATCGGTTCGCAGATCTTCGACATGTCCGGGTTCGAGGTCGCCGCCCACCGGGTCGTCTCGCTGCTCAAGGACGTCCGCGACGAGCACGGCGTCGAGCTGCCCGAGATCGACCTCGGCGGCGGGCTCGGGATCGCGTACACGAGCGACGACGACCCGCGCGAGCCGCACGAGATCGCCAAGGCGCTCAGCGAGATCGTCAGCCGTGAGTGCGAGGCCGCCAGGCTCCGCACGCCGCGCATCTCCGTCGAGCCGGGGCGAGCCATCGTCGGCCCGACCGCCTTCACGCTCTACGAGGTCGGCACCATCAAGCCCCTCGACGGGCTGCGGACGTACGTCTCCGTCGACGGCGGCATGTCGGACAACATCCGTACCGCGCTGTACGACGCCGAGTACAGTGTCGCGCTGGTCTCCCGCACCTCCGACGCCGAGCCGATGCTCGCCCGGGTCGTCGGCAAGCACTGCGAGAGCGGGGACATCGTGGTCAAGGACGCGTTCCTGCCGGCCGACCTGGCGCCGGGTGACCTCATCGCCGTACCGGCCACGGGCGCCTACTGCCGGTCCATGGCCAGCAACTACAACCACGTGCTGCGGCCGCCCGTCGTGAGCGTGCGGGGCGGCGAGGCCCGGGTGATCGTCCGCCGTGAGACGGAGGAGGACCTGCTGCGTCTCGACGTCGGCTGA
- a CDS encoding homoserine dehydrogenase — MMRTRPLKVALLGCGVVGSEVARIMTTHADDLTARIGAPVELAGVAVRRPDRVREGIDQSLISTDATALVKRGDIDVVVEVIGGIEPARTLITTAFEHGASVVSADKALLAQDGAALHAAAEEHDKDLYYEAAVAGAIPLIRPLRESLAGDKINRVMGIVNGTTNFILDKMDSTGAGYQEALDEATALGYAEADPTADVEGFDAAAKAAILAAIAFHTRVRLDDVYREGMTEVTAADFASAKEMGCTIKLLAICERAEDGASVTARVHPAMIPLSHPLASVRGAYNAVFVESDAAGQLMFYGPGAGGSPTASAVLGDLVAVCRNRLNGATGPGESAYAALTVSPMGDVVTRYHISLDVADKPGVLAQVATVFAEHGVSIDTVRQQGKDGEASLVVVTHRASDAALTGTVEALRKLDTVRGVASIMRVEGE, encoded by the coding sequence ATGATGCGTACGCGTCCGCTGAAGGTGGCGCTGCTGGGCTGTGGAGTGGTCGGCTCAGAGGTGGCGCGCATCATGACGACGCACGCCGACGACCTCACGGCCCGGATCGGGGCGCCCGTGGAGCTGGCGGGCGTGGCCGTGCGGCGGCCCGACCGGGTCAGGGAAGGCATCGACCAGTCCCTCATCAGCACCGACGCCACCGCCCTGGTCAAACGCGGCGACATTGATGTCGTCGTCGAGGTGATCGGCGGGATCGAACCCGCGCGGACCCTCATCACCACCGCCTTCGAGCACGGCGCCTCCGTCGTCTCAGCCGACAAGGCGCTGCTCGCCCAGGACGGGGCGGCCCTGCACGCCGCCGCCGAGGAGCACGACAAGGACCTCTACTACGAGGCCGCCGTCGCCGGTGCCATCCCGCTGATCCGGCCGCTGCGCGAGTCCCTCGCCGGCGACAAGATCAACCGGGTGATGGGCATCGTCAACGGCACGACCAACTTCATCCTCGACAAGATGGACTCGACCGGGGCCGGCTACCAGGAGGCCCTCGACGAGGCCACCGCCCTGGGATACGCCGAGGCCGACCCGACCGCCGACGTCGAGGGCTTCGACGCCGCCGCCAAGGCCGCCATCCTCGCCGCTATCGCCTTCCACACGCGCGTGCGCCTCGACGACGTCTACCGCGAGGGCATGACCGAGGTCACCGCCGCCGACTTCGCCTCCGCGAAGGAGATGGGCTGCACCATCAAGCTGCTCGCCATCTGCGAGCGGGCCGAGGACGGGGCGTCCGTCACCGCGCGCGTGCATCCCGCGATGATCCCGCTGAGCCACCCGCTGGCCTCCGTGCGCGGCGCCTACAACGCCGTGTTCGTCGAGTCCGACGCCGCCGGGCAGCTCATGTTCTACGGCCCCGGAGCGGGCGGTTCCCCGACGGCCTCCGCCGTGCTCGGCGACCTCGTCGCCGTCTGCCGCAACCGGCTCAACGGCGCGACCGGACCGGGCGAGTCCGCCTACGCCGCCCTCACCGTGTCCCCGATGGGCGACGTCGTCACGCGCTACCACATCAGCCTGGACGTGGCCGACAAACCGGGTGTTCTCGCCCAGGTCGCGACCGTCTTCGCCGAGCACGGAGTCTCGATCGATACGGTTCGCCAGCAGGGGAAGGACGGCGAGGCCTCCCTCGTCGTCGTCACCCACCGTGCGTCCGACGCCGCCCTCACCGGGACCGTCGAGGCGTTGCGCAAGCTCGACACCGTGCGTGGTGTCGCCAGCATCATGCGGGTTGAAGGAGAGTAA
- a CDS encoding LCP family protein → MSAESTPGPGIPDDTGPRHRAKGRRRRPRKHKGLMVTAWTAAGIVVLGGAGAGYVYFKLNGNLKSVNIDQALGADRPKKADNGSENILVLGSDTRAGGNKKLGGGTDDGSARSDTAMIVHVYKGHKKASVVSIPRDTLIDRPACTDTKGNEYPAANGVMFNSAYSTGGAACAVKTVESITDLRMDHYLEVDFAGFQKLIDDLGGVEVTTTKSIDDPDSHLKLKAGSHRLDGEQALGLVRTRHGVGDGSDLGRIQLQQAFIKALVHQIKDVGVFTNPKKLLDLAETATKTVTTDSDLGSVNKLASFASGLQGITPSNMHMVTMPVAYDPADPNRVLLQEKKADQIWKALANDKPIPNSATKGTATGEAKGVVSGS, encoded by the coding sequence ATGTCTGCCGAGAGCACGCCGGGTCCGGGCATACCGGACGATACCGGGCCGCGCCACCGCGCCAAGGGCCGACGCCGCAGGCCCCGCAAGCACAAGGGTCTGATGGTGACGGCCTGGACCGCCGCGGGCATCGTGGTCCTGGGCGGCGCCGGGGCGGGGTACGTGTACTTCAAGCTCAACGGCAACCTCAAGAGCGTCAACATCGACCAGGCTCTCGGCGCGGACCGGCCCAAGAAGGCCGACAACGGCTCGGAGAACATCCTCGTCCTCGGCTCCGACACCCGCGCCGGCGGCAACAAGAAGCTCGGCGGCGGCACCGACGACGGCAGCGCCCGCTCGGACACGGCGATGATCGTGCACGTATACAAGGGCCACAAGAAGGCCAGCGTGGTCTCCATCCCGCGCGACACCCTCATCGACCGGCCCGCGTGTACGGACACCAAGGGCAACGAGTACCCCGCCGCGAACGGCGTGATGTTCAACTCCGCGTACTCCACCGGCGGAGCCGCCTGCGCCGTGAAGACAGTCGAGTCGATCACCGACCTGCGGATGGACCACTACCTGGAGGTCGACTTCGCCGGCTTCCAGAAGCTCATCGACGACCTCGGCGGCGTCGAGGTCACCACGACCAAGAGCATCGACGACCCCGACAGCCACCTGAAACTGAAGGCCGGCTCCCACAGACTCGACGGCGAACAGGCCCTCGGCCTGGTCCGCACGCGCCACGGCGTCGGCGACGGCTCCGACCTGGGCCGCATCCAGCTCCAGCAGGCCTTCATCAAGGCCCTGGTCCACCAGATCAAGGACGTCGGCGTCTTCACCAACCCGAAGAAGCTGCTCGACCTCGCCGAGACCGCGACCAAGACGGTGACGACCGACTCCGACCTCGGCTCGGTCAACAAGCTCGCGTCCTTCGCGAGCGGCCTCCAGGGCATCACCCCGTCCAACATGCACATGGTCACGATGCCGGTGGCCTACGACCCGGCCGACCCCAACCGCGTCCTCCTCCAGGAGAAGAAGGCCGACCAGATCTGGAAGGCCCTGGCGAACGACAAGCCGATCCCGAACAGCGCGACGAAGGGCACGGCGACAGGTGAAGCCAAGGGTGTCGTGAGCGGCTCTTGA
- the rpmE gene encoding 50S ribosomal protein L31: MKRDIHPAYVETQVSCTCGASFTTRSTIESGAIRADVCSECHPFYTGKQKILDTGGRVARFEARFGKAAGSKK; this comes from the coding sequence TTGAAGCGCGACATCCACCCCGCGTACGTCGAGACGCAGGTCAGCTGCACCTGCGGCGCGTCGTTCACCACCCGCAGCACCATCGAGTCCGGCGCGATCCGCGCCGATGTGTGCTCCGAGTGCCACCCGTTCTACACGGGCAAGCAGAAGATCCTCGACACCGGTGGCCGCGTGGCCCGCTTCGAGGCCCGCTTCGGCAAGGCCGCCGGCTCCAAGAAGTAG
- the thrB gene encoding homoserine kinase — translation MAGPAFRAAAVRVRVPATSANLGPGFDALGLALGLYDDVVVRVADSGLHIDIAGEGSETLPRDEQHLLVRSLRTAFDLLGGQPRGLEIVCANRIPHGRGLGSSSAAICAGIVAARAVTIGAEAKLDDTALLELATEIEGHPDNVAACLLGGFTLSWMEGGAARAIRMEPADSIVPVVFVPGKPVLTETARGLLPRSVPHVDAATNAGRAALLVEAMTRRPELLLPATEDRLHQEYRAPAMPESAALVERLRAEGVPAVISGAGPTVMALADAGTADKVEALAGADWAANRLSLDPQGAIVLPLATSTDI, via the coding sequence ATGGCCGGTCCAGCGTTCCGCGCCGCCGCCGTCCGGGTGCGCGTCCCCGCCACCAGCGCCAACCTCGGCCCGGGCTTCGACGCCCTCGGCCTCGCGCTGGGGTTGTACGACGACGTGGTCGTCCGGGTGGCCGACTCCGGGCTGCACATCGACATCGCGGGTGAGGGCAGCGAGACACTCCCGCGCGACGAGCAGCACCTTCTCGTACGTTCCCTGCGCACCGCCTTCGATCTGCTGGGTGGACAGCCGCGCGGCCTGGAAATCGTCTGCGCCAACCGCATTCCGCACGGTCGGGGCCTGGGCTCCTCCTCGGCCGCCATCTGCGCCGGCATCGTCGCCGCCCGGGCCGTGACCATAGGCGCCGAGGCCAAGCTCGACGACACCGCGCTGCTGGAGCTCGCCACCGAGATCGAAGGCCACCCCGACAACGTCGCCGCGTGTCTGCTGGGCGGCTTCACGCTGTCCTGGATGGAGGGCGGCGCGGCCCGGGCGATCAGGATGGAGCCCGCCGATTCCATCGTTCCGGTGGTTTTCGTGCCCGGAAAGCCGGTACTCACCGAAACCGCGCGCGGCCTGCTCCCGCGCTCCGTGCCGCACGTCGACGCCGCCACCAACGCGGGCCGGGCCGCCCTGCTCGTCGAGGCCATGACCCGGCGCCCCGAGCTGCTGCTGCCCGCCACCGAGGACCGCCTGCACCAGGAGTACCGCGCCCCGGCCATGCCCGAGAGCGCGGCGCTGGTGGAGCGGCTGCGGGCCGAGGGCGTCCCCGCGGTGATCTCCGGCGCCGGCCCCACGGTCATGGCGCTGGCCGACGCGGGCACCGCCGACAAGGTCGAGGCCCTGGCGGGCGCGGACTGGGCCGCGAACCGGCTGAGCCTCGATCCGCAGGGCGCGATCGTGCTGCCGCTCGCGACCTCCACGGACATTTAG
- the rho gene encoding transcription termination factor Rho, with protein sequence MSDTTDLMGARVEETAAAPATDASAPATGAGSRRRRGTGLEGMVLAELQQVASGLGIRGTARMRKSQLIEVIKEAQASGGAAPAAKAEAPAETKPKRRATSRTRTGDNADKAEKKADAKQASEAPAEKADKAENAVAQQQIEIPGQPASDDAPSERRRRRATADAGSPAAAAPETIAAEAKNESRGESQPQQQSQNDAKSDAGEGGEGRRRDRRDRGRDRDRRGNKGDDQQGGQRGQQNQQSGGGRQDRDRQRADEDGDDFEGGRRGRRGRYRDRRGRRGRDDIASEPQIAEDDVLIPVAGILDILDNYAFIRTSGYLPGPNDVYVSLAQVRKNGLRKGDHITGAVRQPKEGERREKFNALVRLDSVNGMAPEHGRGRPEFNKLTPLYPQDRLRLETDPGVLTTRIIDLVSPIGKGQRGLIVAPPKTGKTMIMQAIANAITHNNPECHLMVVLVDERPEEVTDMQRSVKGEVISSTFDRPAEDHTTVAELAIERAKRLVELGHDVVVLLDSITRLGRAYNLAAPASGRILSGGVDSTALYPPKRFFGAARNIEDGGSLTILATALVDTGSRMDEVIFEEFKGTGNAELKLDRKLADKRIFPAVDVDASGTRKEEILLANDELAIVWKLRRVLHALDQQQAVELLLDKMKQTKSNAEFLMQIQKTTPTPGNGD encoded by the coding sequence GTGAGCGACACCACCGATCTGATGGGCGCACGTGTCGAGGAGACCGCTGCCGCGCCCGCCACGGACGCCTCCGCGCCTGCCACCGGTGCCGGCTCCCGGCGGCGCCGCGGTACCGGCCTCGAGGGCATGGTGCTGGCCGAGCTGCAACAGGTCGCATCCGGCCTCGGTATCAGGGGCACCGCGCGTATGCGCAAGAGCCAGCTGATCGAGGTCATCAAGGAGGCGCAGGCGTCCGGCGGCGCCGCCCCGGCCGCGAAGGCCGAGGCCCCCGCCGAGACCAAGCCGAAGCGCCGCGCCACCTCCAGGACCCGTACGGGGGACAACGCCGACAAGGCGGAGAAGAAGGCGGACGCGAAGCAGGCCTCCGAGGCCCCCGCAGAGAAGGCCGACAAGGCCGAGAACGCCGTGGCCCAGCAGCAGATCGAAATCCCCGGCCAGCCTGCCAGCGATGACGCGCCCTCCGAGCGCCGCCGTCGCCGGGCCACCGCCGACGCCGGCTCGCCGGCCGCCGCCGCTCCCGAGACGATCGCCGCCGAGGCGAAGAACGAGTCCAGGGGCGAGTCGCAGCCGCAGCAGCAGTCCCAGAACGACGCCAAGTCCGACGCGGGTGAGGGCGGCGAGGGCCGTCGTCGCGACCGCCGTGACCGTGGCCGGGACCGCGACCGCCGTGGCAACAAGGGCGACGACCAGCAGGGCGGCCAGCGCGGCCAGCAGAACCAGCAGAGCGGCGGCGGCCGTCAGGACCGTGACCGTCAGCGGGCCGATGAGGACGGGGACGACTTCGAGGGTGGCCGCCGTGGCCGTCGCGGGCGTTACCGCGACCGCCGTGGCCGTCGCGGCCGCGACGACATCGCCTCCGAGCCGCAGATCGCCGAGGACGACGTCCTGATCCCTGTCGCGGGCATCCTGGACATCCTCGACAACTACGCCTTCATCCGCACGAGCGGCTACCTGCCCGGCCCGAACGACGTGTACGTCTCCCTCGCCCAGGTCCGCAAGAACGGCCTGCGCAAGGGCGACCACATCACCGGTGCCGTCCGTCAGCCGAAGGAAGGCGAGCGCCGCGAGAAGTTCAACGCGCTGGTGCGCCTGGACTCCGTCAACGGCATGGCGCCCGAACACGGCCGCGGCCGCCCGGAGTTCAACAAGCTCACGCCGCTGTACCCGCAGGACCGGCTCCGTCTGGAGACCGACCCGGGCGTGCTGACCACCCGCATCATCGACCTCGTGTCGCCGATCGGCAAGGGCCAGCGCGGTCTGATCGTGGCCCCGCCGAAGACCGGCAAGACCATGATCATGCAGGCGATCGCCAACGCGATCACGCACAACAACCCCGAGTGCCACCTGATGGTCGTCCTCGTCGACGAGCGTCCGGAAGAGGTCACCGACATGCAGCGGTCGGTCAAGGGCGAGGTCATCTCCTCGACCTTCGACCGCCCGGCCGAGGACCACACCACGGTCGCCGAGCTCGCCATCGAGCGCGCCAAGCGCCTGGTGGAGCTGGGCCACGACGTCGTCGTCCTGCTGGACTCCATCACGCGCCTGGGCCGTGCGTACAACCTCGCCGCCCCGGCCTCCGGCCGCATCCTGTCCGGTGGTGTCGACTCGACGGCGCTGTACCCGCCGAAGCGCTTCTTCGGTGCCGCGCGGAACATCGAGGACGGCGGCTCGCTGACCATCCTCGCCACCGCCCTGGTGGACACCGGGTCCCGCATGGACGAGGTGATCTTCGAGGAGTTCAAGGGCACGGGCAACGCCGAGCTCAAGCTCGACCGGAAGCTCGCCGACAAGCGCATCTTCCCGGCGGTGGACGTGGACGCGTCCGGTACCCGTAAGGAAGAGATCCTGCTCGCCAACGACGAGCTCGCCATCGTCTGGAAGCTGCGCCGGGTGCTGCATGCCCTCGACCAGCAGCAGGCGGTCGAGCTGCTCCTCGACAAGATGAAGCAGACGAAGTCGAACGCCGAGTTCCTGATGCAGATCCAGAAGACCACTCCGACGCCGGGCAACGGCGACTGA
- a CDS encoding response regulator, whose translation MPGVSGRVLVVDDNKVIRQLIRVNLELEGLEVVTAADGAECLDVVHQVRPDVVTLDVVMPRLDGIRTAARLRADPRTRDVPLAIISACTPYEVEAGLEVGVDAFLAKPFEPAELVGMVRQLVERERSGGRQGGAGGSAQAYGSVLGAGEAERAGSAGG comes from the coding sequence GTGCCAGGCGTGTCGGGCCGGGTGCTTGTTGTGGACGACAACAAGGTCATCCGGCAGTTGATCAGGGTCAACCTCGAGCTGGAGGGGCTGGAGGTCGTGACCGCGGCCGATGGTGCCGAGTGTCTTGATGTCGTTCATCAGGTGCGGCCCGATGTCGTGACCCTCGACGTCGTCATGCCCCGGCTGGACGGGATCCGGACCGCCGCTCGGCTGCGAGCCGATCCGCGAACCCGTGACGTGCCGCTCGCCATCATCAGTGCCTGCACCCCGTACGAGGTCGAGGCCGGGCTCGAAGTGGGTGTCGACGCCTTTCTCGCCAAACCGTTCGAGCCGGCTGAACTCGTCGGGATGGTCCGGCAGTTGGTCGAGCGGGAGCGGAGCGGGGGGAGGCAAGGGGGCGCTGGTGGCAGTGCGCAGGCCTACGGGTCCGTCCTAGGTGCGGGGGAGGCCGAGCGGGCCGGGAGCGCCGGCGGTTGA